A DNA window from Micromonospora inyonensis contains the following coding sequences:
- a CDS encoding amino acid ABC transporter permease — protein MTQPAADVVVRDPFAKPRPRRHPSHWISGLVAAAILGFLVYGLVNNENLEWDVVGDYLFADPILEGLWMTIKLSLLSQFIAVLIGCLLALLGESRNPVFRTFVKAYVGLFRGLPLLVLLLICFNAALFVPRIGLGGASWETNTLITGFTAAIIGLSLHEGAFMVEIIRAGFMSVPPGQREAAQVLGMKRGLTMRTIVIPQAIRVIIPPTGNQFISLLKASSLVAVIGGGDLLTRAQQIYGSNFKVIPLLMVVSFWYLTIVMLATLGQHFLERKYSLSAGPQRKLMKPRVAEASK, from the coding sequence GTGACACAACCGGCAGCCGATGTCGTAGTGCGAGATCCTTTCGCGAAACCCCGGCCACGCAGACACCCGAGCCACTGGATCAGTGGGCTCGTCGCGGCTGCGATCCTGGGCTTCCTCGTCTACGGACTCGTGAACAACGAGAACCTGGAATGGGATGTCGTAGGCGATTACCTCTTCGCCGATCCCATCCTGGAGGGCTTGTGGATGACCATCAAGCTCTCGCTGCTCTCCCAGTTCATCGCTGTGCTGATCGGTTGCCTGCTCGCCCTCCTCGGCGAGTCCCGGAACCCCGTCTTCCGCACCTTCGTCAAGGCGTATGTCGGGTTGTTCCGAGGGCTACCCCTGCTTGTTCTCCTTCTGATCTGCTTCAACGCCGCACTCTTCGTTCCGCGGATCGGCCTCGGCGGTGCCAGTTGGGAGACGAACACCCTCATCACCGGGTTCACAGCCGCCATCATCGGCCTGTCCCTGCACGAGGGTGCCTTCATGGTCGAGATCATCCGAGCGGGCTTCATGTCGGTTCCTCCGGGCCAGCGTGAGGCGGCCCAGGTCCTGGGAATGAAGCGCGGTCTCACCATGCGGACCATCGTCATTCCACAGGCGATCCGGGTCATCATTCCGCCGACGGGCAATCAGTTCATCAGCCTCCTCAAGGCGAGCTCGCTCGTCGCCGTCATCGGTGGAGGCGACCTCCTCACCCGCGCCCAGCAGATCTACGGCTCCAACTTCAAGGTCATCCCGCTCCTCATGGTGGTCAGTTTCTGGTATCTGACCATCGTCATGCTGGCGACCCTGGGCCAGCACTTCCTCGAGAGGAAGTACTCCCTGTCCGCAGGACCGCAGCGGAAACTCATGAAACCTCGAGTCGCGGAGGCGTCGAAGTGA
- the hutH gene encoding histidine ammonia-lyase, whose translation MSTITITGEHVSLETLRPVFRGPVQVALAPQAVENLRRANQVILDAISRADVVYGVNTGFGKLADRRISPSDLVELQRRSVLSHMVGVGDPLPDDTVRAIMVIKLIGLARGHSGIRVETAEMLVNMINADVLPVIPTQGSVGASGDLAPLAHLAGALMGEGSVRIGGVTYNAAEGLAKAGMAPVELGPKEAVALLNGVQASTAIALRGLFGAEAVFNAGLAAGALTLEATAGRQVALDDRIQQIRGHAGQIRVAGLLRRLVADSAVLDVEFEGRRLQDPYCLRCQPQVMGAALDLLTFAAHTIQQEVNAVSDNPLMFPDDDVVLSGGNFHGQPIAYAADIIAMAVCEIGSISERRQAMLMDASMSGLAPFLVGNAGLNSGFIMAQVTSAALVAENRAKATPNSVDSIPTSAGQEDHVSMATHASVRLGPMVRNAAYVVAIELLCAAQGLDLRNGGTAAPANRPTYDLVRSKAEFLEDDRIMAGEMEAVAAEVLDGVFTGIVGGALEGIA comes from the coding sequence GTGAGCACCATCACGATCACCGGCGAGCATGTGAGCCTCGAGACGCTTCGTCCTGTCTTCCGGGGCCCTGTCCAGGTGGCGCTCGCCCCGCAGGCAGTGGAGAACCTGCGACGCGCGAACCAGGTGATTCTGGACGCGATCAGCCGGGCAGACGTGGTCTACGGGGTGAACACCGGCTTCGGGAAGCTGGCGGACCGACGGATCTCGCCGTCCGACCTCGTGGAGCTGCAACGCCGGTCGGTGCTGTCGCACATGGTCGGGGTGGGTGACCCGCTTCCCGACGACACGGTCCGCGCCATCATGGTCATCAAGCTCATCGGTCTTGCGCGCGGGCACTCCGGAATCCGCGTCGAGACCGCGGAGATGCTCGTGAACATGATCAACGCGGACGTGCTGCCGGTCATCCCCACGCAGGGCTCCGTCGGGGCCTCGGGAGACCTGGCGCCGCTGGCGCACCTCGCCGGCGCACTCATGGGAGAGGGCAGCGTTCGGATCGGCGGCGTCACGTACAACGCCGCAGAGGGTCTCGCGAAGGCGGGCATGGCTCCCGTCGAACTGGGCCCCAAGGAGGCGGTGGCCCTCCTGAACGGAGTCCAGGCATCCACCGCCATCGCCCTGCGCGGGCTGTTCGGCGCCGAGGCCGTGTTCAACGCCGGCCTGGCCGCCGGTGCGCTGACGCTGGAGGCGACGGCGGGCCGACAGGTCGCTCTCGACGACCGCATCCAGCAGATCCGCGGGCACGCTGGCCAGATTCGGGTCGCCGGCCTCCTGCGGCGCCTGGTCGCCGACAGCGCGGTCCTCGACGTGGAGTTCGAGGGACGTCGGCTCCAGGACCCCTACTGCCTGCGCTGCCAGCCCCAGGTCATGGGGGCAGCGCTGGATCTCCTGACGTTCGCCGCGCACACGATCCAGCAGGAAGTCAACGCGGTCTCCGACAACCCGCTGATGTTCCCCGACGACGATGTCGTCCTGTCGGGCGGGAACTTCCATGGCCAGCCCATCGCTTACGCGGCGGACATCATCGCCATGGCGGTCTGTGAGATCGGGTCGATCTCCGAACGCCGCCAGGCAATGCTCATGGATGCCTCCATGAGCGGGCTGGCGCCGTTCCTGGTTGGCAACGCCGGCCTGAACTCAGGGTTCATCATGGCCCAGGTCACCAGTGCCGCGCTCGTCGCGGAGAACCGCGCCAAGGCGACTCCGAACAGCGTCGACAGCATTCCGACCTCCGCCGGCCAAGAGGACCACGTCAGCATGGCGACGCATGCTTCCGTGCGCCTTGGACCCATGGTCCGCAACGCGGCGTACGTCGTCGCGATCGAGCTGCTGTGTGCTGCCCAGGGCCTGGACCTGAGGAACGGCGGGACCGCAGCGCCGGCGAATCGCCCCACCTACGACCTTGTCCGTTCCAAGGCCGAGTTCCTCGAGGACGACCGGATCATGGCGGGTGAGATGGAGGCCGTCGCCGCGGAAGTCCTCGACGGGGTGTTCACCGGGATCGTCGGTGGTGCGCTGGAGGGTATCGCCTGA
- a CDS encoding flavin-containing monooxygenase codes for MTPTPEPDADEIHRFDDLYPVSQSEAIVEDDEFLRQVSAGSELPVLLAALAAALGDTSILHTDLQPPLTPMDTQPHPHGGMSESQKEKAAAVAFSALTVLREKQITTVDVLPDETVREIFHYLSGGREEWYRMLTHELDLATDKGGRPSWTFGEVAQGRSFPTLIIGAGVAGIAAAHRFAQAEVPFTLIEANGSVGGTWAKNTYPGVRLDTPTFGYSYSFAQRGDWPHQFARGGEILDYLRDVAERALITDRIEFSTRLLRLRWDDDGRVWEATTRGPNGSEQVRRFAAVVSALGQLDRPNIPEFEGQSLFRGTTMHSQEWDHAVDLKGKRVAVIGTGASAYQIVPAIVGDVDALTVFQRSAPWMLPAPNYHHPMTDAFSWLVRKVPHYAQWYRLWVILTGIPGRTHTVTAEADWPGAPLSVSAKNQELREYLVARLEAQFRDAPEILQHVVPTYPPGAKRMLRDNEVWASALLAEKTTLVTSGIARFTEDGIVDNDGLLHEVDVVVYATGFKPSDYLDEVEVLGRNGVEIHDFWDGDARAHNGVMVPGFPNFFLIYGPNVGGVVAGSLHFMLERAVEYSLKAIHEVLRRGAAAIDVRREALDRFVAWVDQGNRRMAWGQPYVSTWYQNRHGRVSQIWPYTNVEYWDITESVVESDHDFLD; via the coding sequence ATGACACCGACTCCCGAACCTGATGCTGACGAGATCCATCGGTTCGACGACCTCTACCCGGTCTCCCAGTCCGAAGCGATCGTCGAGGACGACGAGTTCCTCAGGCAGGTGTCGGCCGGCTCGGAGCTGCCCGTCCTGCTCGCTGCGCTGGCGGCAGCTCTCGGCGACACGTCGATCCTGCACACGGACCTCCAACCACCTCTGACGCCGATGGACACGCAGCCGCATCCGCACGGGGGGATGTCGGAGAGTCAGAAGGAGAAGGCTGCTGCCGTCGCCTTCTCCGCACTGACCGTCCTGCGCGAGAAGCAGATCACCACGGTCGACGTGCTGCCGGACGAGACGGTCCGGGAGATCTTCCACTACCTCAGCGGCGGTCGAGAGGAGTGGTATCGGATGCTGACCCACGAGCTCGACCTCGCAACCGACAAGGGCGGCCGGCCGTCCTGGACGTTCGGAGAGGTCGCGCAGGGACGATCGTTCCCCACCCTCATCATCGGCGCAGGTGTCGCGGGGATCGCCGCCGCCCACCGGTTCGCCCAGGCGGAAGTGCCGTTCACGCTGATCGAGGCCAACGGGTCCGTGGGAGGTACGTGGGCGAAGAACACCTATCCCGGCGTCCGTCTCGACACTCCCACCTTCGGATACTCCTACTCGTTCGCGCAGCGTGGGGATTGGCCGCACCAGTTCGCGCGGGGCGGCGAGATCCTCGACTACCTTCGCGACGTGGCCGAGCGGGCCCTGATCACCGACCGGATCGAGTTCTCGACCAGACTGCTTCGCCTGCGCTGGGACGACGACGGCAGGGTCTGGGAGGCGACCACCCGTGGGCCGAACGGCAGCGAGCAGGTCCGCCGGTTCGCGGCGGTGGTCAGCGCGTTGGGCCAGCTCGACAGGCCGAACATCCCGGAGTTCGAAGGCCAGAGCCTGTTCCGTGGGACGACGATGCACTCGCAGGAGTGGGATCACGCAGTCGACCTGAAGGGCAAGCGGGTTGCCGTCATCGGCACCGGTGCGAGCGCCTACCAGATCGTGCCGGCCATCGTCGGGGATGTGGACGCTCTCACCGTCTTCCAGCGCAGTGCGCCGTGGATGCTGCCGGCACCGAACTACCACCACCCGATGACGGACGCGTTCAGCTGGCTCGTGCGAAAGGTTCCGCACTACGCGCAGTGGTACCGCCTCTGGGTGATCCTCACGGGCATCCCCGGACGGACCCATACCGTCACCGCGGAAGCGGACTGGCCCGGTGCGCCGCTCAGCGTCTCGGCCAAGAACCAGGAGCTGCGGGAGTACCTGGTCGCCCGACTGGAGGCCCAGTTCCGGGACGCCCCGGAAATCCTCCAGCACGTCGTCCCCACGTACCCACCGGGTGCGAAGCGCATGCTGCGGGACAACGAGGTGTGGGCCTCCGCGCTGCTCGCCGAGAAGACGACGCTCGTGACTTCCGGAATCGCGCGGTTCACCGAGGACGGCATCGTCGACAACGACGGTCTCCTGCACGAGGTGGACGTCGTCGTGTACGCGACGGGCTTCAAGCCGTCCGACTATCTCGACGAGGTCGAGGTCCTGGGACGGAACGGTGTGGAAATCCACGACTTCTGGGACGGTGACGCACGCGCCCACAACGGCGTCATGGTCCCGGGGTTCCCCAACTTCTTCCTGATCTACGGCCCCAACGTGGGTGGCGTCGTCGCGGGCAGCCTGCACTTCATGCTGGAGCGCGCGGTCGAGTACTCGCTCAAAGCGATCCACGAGGTTCTTCGCCGGGGGGCGGCCGCGATCGACGTACGCAGGGAAGCGCTCGACCGCTTCGTCGCCTGGGTCGACCAGGGCAACCGGAGGATGGCCTGGGGTCAGCCGTACGTGAGCACGTGGTATCAGAACCGGCACGGACGGGTGTCCCAGATCTGGCCCTACACCAATGTGGAGTACTGGGACATCACCGAGTCGGTCGTCGAGTCGGACCACGATTTCCTCGACTAG
- a CDS encoding allantoate amidohydrolase, whose product MSVRDRLAEISPIGRDNVRGGYSRHLLDPAEMVLRGWFESSAEALGLSVEVDGNGNLWAWWGESRRGAVATGSHLDSVPGGGALDGPLGVVSALEAVAILKAEGWRPTRPIAVCAFAEEEGSRFGMPCLGSRLMVGEITPEDTLARVDRDGVTLEEAWRQAGLEVSTIGPDPDRLAGIDMFLELHVEQGLDLENRGLPLAVGSAIMAHGRWRLSILGEGNHAGTTPMQGRRDPVVAVSSAALAVREIAMERPAARGTVGRISVTPNGTNVIASRVDAWLDIRAHSDSEVRAQLDATVALIQKRVAAEGCALQVHEESFSPLVLFDEPLTARIAGVLGGVPAIPTGAGHDAGVLSAYVPSAMIFVRNPTGISHAPEETAREEDCEAGAHGLADVLRDLAGGASR is encoded by the coding sequence GTGTCGGTTCGTGACAGATTGGCGGAGATCAGCCCGATCGGCCGGGACAACGTCCGCGGTGGCTATTCGCGTCACCTGCTGGACCCGGCGGAGATGGTGCTTCGCGGCTGGTTCGAAAGCTCAGCAGAGGCACTGGGTCTCTCCGTCGAGGTGGACGGGAACGGGAACCTGTGGGCGTGGTGGGGTGAGTCCCGACGGGGAGCCGTCGCGACCGGCAGCCACCTGGACTCCGTGCCCGGCGGAGGTGCCTTGGACGGACCTCTCGGGGTGGTGAGCGCACTCGAGGCGGTCGCGATCCTCAAGGCCGAAGGCTGGCGTCCCACACGGCCGATCGCCGTGTGCGCGTTCGCGGAGGAAGAAGGATCCCGCTTCGGCATGCCCTGCCTGGGCTCTCGGCTGATGGTCGGGGAGATCACGCCGGAGGACACGCTCGCCCGGGTCGACCGCGATGGCGTCACCCTCGAAGAGGCCTGGCGGCAGGCGGGCCTGGAGGTCTCCACCATCGGCCCGGACCCGGACCGACTCGCCGGCATCGACATGTTCCTCGAACTTCATGTCGAGCAGGGCCTCGACCTGGAGAACCGCGGTCTCCCCCTCGCGGTGGGTTCGGCCATCATGGCGCACGGCAGGTGGCGGCTCTCGATCCTCGGGGAGGGTAACCATGCCGGGACCACGCCGATGCAGGGACGCCGCGATCCGGTGGTCGCGGTCTCGTCGGCCGCTCTGGCGGTCCGCGAGATCGCCATGGAGCGACCGGCCGCTCGTGGCACCGTCGGCCGCATCTCGGTCACCCCGAACGGCACGAACGTCATCGCCTCGCGTGTCGACGCCTGGCTCGACATCCGGGCGCATTCGGACTCGGAGGTGCGCGCGCAGTTGGACGCCACGGTTGCGCTCATCCAGAAGCGGGTCGCGGCCGAGGGCTGCGCTCTCCAGGTCCACGAGGAGTCGTTCTCGCCGTTGGTCCTGTTCGACGAGCCGCTCACGGCGAGGATCGCCGGCGTTCTCGGCGGTGTGCCGGCGATACCGACAGGCGCCGGCCACGACGCAGGCGTCCTCTCCGCGTACGTCCCATCCGCGATGATCTTCGTCCGGAATCCGACCGGCATCTCGCACGCCCCGGAGGAGACCGCCCGCGAGGAGGACTGCGAGGCCGGAGCGCACGGGCTTGCCGACGTTCTCCGAGACCTCGCCGGCGGGGCCTCCCGATGA
- a CDS encoding alpha/beta fold hydrolase, which produces MSTIKRDQISVGGLVTSFLSAGSPSAPPLVLLHDGAWGGSAEASWINVIPTLAERYQVIAPDLYGYGSSSKMVQLDVAPYEFRLRQVAALLDTLRLEDHPAHLVGNSFGGAMALRAATLPWFSWRVRTAVSIAGTGGPYRTREALAALSHFDGSHADMLRVVRLLTGQFPAIDDHVELRLRDACNPGHYRAVAAAGLATPFEGVPRSPDDYPQSLRTVRTPLALVSGRQDDLVEPDWAHRIAEHAPSCRVYEIDAKHSPNISDPEATATLLLTILEELESDAAAQDHAAPGTNR; this is translated from the coding sequence ATGTCGACAATCAAACGAGACCAGATCAGCGTCGGCGGGCTTGTGACGAGCTTCCTGTCAGCGGGCTCCCCCTCCGCCCCTCCCCTGGTGCTGCTGCACGACGGGGCATGGGGTGGTTCGGCCGAGGCCAGCTGGATCAACGTGATCCCCACCCTGGCGGAGCGCTACCAGGTGATCGCGCCAGACCTGTACGGCTACGGGTCCTCCAGCAAGATGGTGCAGCTCGACGTGGCACCGTACGAGTTCCGACTCCGCCAGGTGGCGGCGCTACTCGACACACTCAGGCTGGAGGACCACCCCGCCCATCTCGTCGGGAACTCCTTCGGCGGCGCCATGGCGCTGCGGGCAGCGACCCTGCCCTGGTTCTCGTGGCGTGTCCGGACGGCCGTGTCGATCGCGGGAACGGGTGGCCCGTACCGCACCAGGGAGGCGTTGGCCGCGCTGTCGCACTTCGACGGCTCCCACGCGGACATGCTGCGGGTCGTGCGCCTGCTCACCGGGCAGTTCCCGGCGATCGACGACCACGTCGAGCTCCGGCTACGTGACGCCTGCAACCCGGGTCACTACCGAGCCGTCGCCGCAGCCGGGCTCGCCACCCCGTTCGAGGGCGTGCCGAGATCCCCCGACGACTACCCGCAGAGCCTCCGAACGGTCCGGACGCCACTGGCACTGGTCAGCGGACGCCAGGACGACCTTGTCGAGCCGGACTGGGCGCACAGGATCGCCGAGCACGCACCCAGCTGCCGGGTCTACGAGATCGACGCGAAGCACTCTCCCAACATCAGCGACCCCGAGGCGACGGCGACTCTCCTCCTCACGATCCTGGAGGAGCTCGAGAGTGACGCCGCGGCGCAGGACCACGCCGCGCCCGGGACGAATCGGTGA
- a CDS encoding amino acid ABC transporter ATP-binding protein produces the protein MRKSFGEVEVLKGIDLDVMHGEVLCLIGPSGSGKSTLLRCVNVLEQIDGGYIQVENDFAGATVRNGELHEPSEAELARYRQRIGMVFQHFNLFAHLTALENVTIGLVKVRGFAKSEAVARARASLSDVGLEHLENSYPRHLSGGQQQRVAIARALAMEPRLMLFDEPTSALDPELVGEVLSVMRRVAERGMTMIVVTHEMRFARDVADRVAFMDQGRIAEIDDAKKLIDSPTSERTKNFLNHVK, from the coding sequence GTGCGGAAGAGTTTCGGCGAGGTAGAGGTCCTCAAGGGCATCGACCTCGACGTCATGCACGGAGAGGTGTTGTGTCTGATCGGCCCGTCGGGCTCAGGGAAGAGTACGCTGCTTCGTTGCGTGAACGTCCTCGAACAGATCGACGGCGGCTACATCCAGGTCGAGAACGACTTCGCGGGTGCGACGGTCAGGAACGGCGAGCTCCACGAGCCCAGCGAGGCCGAGCTCGCGAGGTACCGCCAGCGCATCGGCATGGTGTTCCAGCACTTCAACCTCTTCGCCCACCTGACCGCGCTCGAGAACGTGACCATCGGACTCGTCAAGGTCCGGGGATTCGCCAAGAGCGAGGCGGTCGCCCGCGCGCGGGCGTCCTTGTCCGACGTCGGGCTGGAGCACCTGGAGAACTCGTACCCGCGCCACCTCTCCGGTGGGCAGCAGCAACGTGTCGCCATCGCCCGCGCGCTGGCCATGGAGCCGAGGCTCATGCTGTTCGACGAGCCGACGAGCGCCCTGGATCCCGAGCTCGTCGGGGAGGTGCTGTCGGTGATGCGTCGCGTGGCCGAGCGGGGGATGACCATGATCGTGGTGACCCACGAGATGCGGTTCGCGCGGGACGTCGCCGATCGCGTCGCCTTCATGGACCAGGGACGGATCGCCGAGATCGACGACGCCAAGAAGCTGATCGACTCGCCGACCTCCGAACGCACGAAGAACTTCCTCAACCACGTGAAGTGA
- a CDS encoding nuclear transport factor 2 family protein has product MSVSADVVKAWLEEFGRVWREGDVEGAAAIMTEDASYRNSPFLEQPYVGHDAIAGFWEAALVGVSDVDFRYGTPVIEGDRVGVEWWCNLRSGGEDYTLAGNFLLTFAGERVADLRESFVKQKGALAPHAGWGL; this is encoded by the coding sequence GTGAGCGTTTCGGCTGACGTCGTCAAGGCATGGCTGGAGGAGTTCGGGCGGGTATGGCGCGAAGGCGACGTGGAGGGGGCGGCGGCCATCATGACCGAGGACGCCAGCTACCGGAACAGTCCCTTCCTGGAGCAGCCGTACGTCGGTCACGACGCCATCGCGGGGTTCTGGGAGGCCGCGCTCGTCGGCGTCTCCGATGTCGACTTCCGCTACGGAACGCCGGTGATCGAGGGTGACCGGGTGGGTGTCGAATGGTGGTGCAACCTCCGCTCGGGCGGGGAGGACTACACCCTGGCGGGCAACTTCCTGCTGACCTTCGCCGGGGAGAGGGTTGCCGACCTGCGCGAGTCGTTCGTCAAGCAGAAGGGTGCTCTTGCGCCGCACGCTGGCTGGGGTCTCTGA
- a CDS encoding HutD family protein has protein sequence MTRNSTAGHGASHVDGDLGQGTGDAPTGGPPGDGGVPAPLRRFCQLRPTPWATGAGVTREVVSYHESRGLTPGRPAWRLSIADLTGPGPFSRLPGVTRTFVPVDKAVELRVDGETHRIAADTPFSFAGDSETTLLRLATPCRAVNLMVKVDDPDPAELLPCRSPWREFPTAAVVIALTAGRGTSRFDVWRPSAALDGLGVRRWLAVR, from the coding sequence GTGACGCGGAACTCGACGGCTGGCCACGGAGCCAGTCACGTCGACGGGGATCTCGGTCAGGGGACCGGAGACGCCCCAACGGGCGGGCCCCCCGGTGACGGCGGGGTGCCCGCACCGTTGCGCCGCTTCTGCCAGCTTCGGCCGACCCCGTGGGCGACGGGTGCAGGTGTCACCCGCGAAGTGGTGTCCTACCACGAGAGCCGGGGGCTGACCCCCGGCCGGCCGGCCTGGCGACTGAGCATCGCCGACCTGACCGGACCAGGCCCGTTCTCCCGCCTACCGGGGGTCACGCGCACCTTCGTTCCGGTGGACAAGGCCGTCGAGCTGCGGGTGGACGGTGAGACCCACCGCATCGCCGCTGACACACCGTTCTCGTTCGCCGGCGACTCCGAGACGACGCTGCTCCGACTGGCGACGCCGTGCCGTGCCGTCAACCTCATGGTCAAGGTCGACGACCCCGACCCGGCTGAACTCCTACCCTGCCGGTCCCCATGGCGGGAGTTCCCGACGGCCGCCGTCGTGATCGCCCTGACCGCTGGCCGTGGGACCAGCAGGTTCGACGTCTGGCGACCGTCGGCCGCACTCGACGGGCTAGGGGTTCGGCGGTGGCTCGCGGTTCGGTGA
- a CDS encoding ABC transporter substrate-binding protein, with protein sequence MTATLSLLAATAILVSGCGTEADTSKDSALLVPELNELLPQKVRDAGVFTVATDPQYPPCDFTNDSGKIDGFNHDILMAMAPRLGVEIRQEAIAFDGLLPGVQSGRFDAAMECITDNVERQKTVKFVDYAYATKSVITTSENKRGITENPLTACGLKAGVQTGTEFVQDAELFSKNCESEGKAPLQITNFPTAGDQNTALQSGRIDFAFTNTATGVWQAKASNGQFKIIPSPLLSRTYVGIVVGLQSDDTAKALLGALEAIIKDGTYDKIMAEWDLKDIALDKPGINLATERPLDVPKVCGSCGS encoded by the coding sequence GTGACCGCCACCCTCTCCCTCCTTGCCGCCACCGCGATCCTCGTGAGCGGATGCGGGACGGAGGCCGACACGTCGAAGGACAGCGCTCTGCTCGTCCCGGAACTGAATGAACTGCTGCCGCAGAAGGTGCGCGACGCGGGCGTCTTCACCGTGGCCACCGATCCGCAGTACCCGCCGTGCGACTTCACCAACGACTCCGGGAAGATCGATGGCTTCAACCACGACATCCTGATGGCGATGGCGCCGCGACTCGGCGTCGAAATCCGCCAGGAGGCCATCGCCTTCGACGGCCTGCTTCCCGGAGTTCAGAGCGGTCGGTTCGATGCCGCGATGGAGTGCATCACGGACAACGTGGAGCGCCAGAAGACGGTGAAGTTCGTCGACTACGCCTACGCCACCAAGAGTGTCATCACGACCTCCGAGAACAAGCGCGGCATCACGGAGAATCCCCTGACCGCGTGTGGGTTGAAGGCAGGCGTCCAGACCGGCACCGAGTTCGTCCAGGACGCGGAGCTGTTCTCGAAGAACTGCGAGTCGGAGGGCAAGGCTCCGCTGCAGATCACCAACTTCCCGACCGCCGGCGACCAGAACACCGCACTGCAGTCCGGCCGGATCGACTTCGCCTTCACCAACACCGCGACCGGGGTGTGGCAGGCAAAGGCCAGCAACGGCCAATTCAAGATCATTCCGAGTCCGCTCCTGTCGCGCACCTACGTCGGCATCGTGGTGGGCCTTCAGTCCGACGACACCGCCAAGGCCCTGCTCGGCGCACTCGAGGCGATCATCAAGGACGGCACCTACGACAAGATCATGGCGGAGTGGGACCTCAAGGACATCGCGTTGGACAAGCCCGGCATCAACCTGGCGACCGAGCGTCCCCTCGACGTGCCGAAGGTCTGCGGGTCGTGCGGCTCCTGA
- a CDS encoding formimidoylglutamate deiminase: protein MSGERQRFHCEAALVEGRLAERVRVEAVDGVVVELVVGVPPRPDDVVLGTVVPGFANAHSHAFHRELRGCTHADGGDFWQWRHRMYEVANRLTPDSYHVVAERVFTEMRDAGYTAVGEFHYLHHQPGGTPYGGHEMELALVAAATSAGIRLVLLDTCYLSGGVNEPLGAEQQRFGDGDAHRWLDRWHRLRDALSGRGDGLVTLGAAIHSVRAVSRYDLSVIADSLPQNVPLHAHVSEQPAENRACLEAHGLTPVGLLADHGLVSSRFSAVHATHLTTGDIDLLGDAGATIVMCPTTEADLGDGIGPAPELQGAGARLAIGSDQHVVIDPLEELSRLELDQRLRLQRRGVFPPDMLWAAGTAGGYGSLGLSRNPGSPPGLRVGEHWDAVEIDTTSARLRGVDPWQMPLAARACDVRATIVAGRLTRPGR, encoded by the coding sequence ATGAGCGGCGAACGGCAGCGCTTCCACTGCGAGGCCGCGCTCGTGGAGGGACGCCTGGCCGAGAGGGTGCGGGTGGAGGCGGTGGACGGCGTCGTCGTCGAGCTCGTCGTGGGCGTACCGCCGCGGCCCGACGATGTCGTGCTCGGAACGGTCGTGCCGGGATTCGCGAATGCCCACTCCCATGCGTTCCATCGAGAGCTGCGCGGTTGTACGCACGCCGACGGAGGTGACTTCTGGCAGTGGCGGCACCGGATGTACGAGGTCGCCAACCGCCTGACCCCGGACAGCTACCACGTCGTCGCGGAACGGGTCTTCACGGAGATGCGCGACGCGGGTTACACGGCAGTCGGTGAGTTTCACTACCTGCACCACCAGCCCGGCGGAACGCCGTACGGCGGTCACGAGATGGAGCTGGCGCTGGTGGCGGCGGCGACCTCCGCCGGCATCCGGCTGGTACTCCTGGACACCTGCTACCTGTCGGGTGGCGTCAACGAGCCACTGGGCGCGGAGCAGCAGCGGTTCGGCGACGGGGACGCCCATCGGTGGTTGGACCGCTGGCATCGTCTGCGCGACGCGCTGTCCGGACGAGGTGACGGGCTCGTCACCCTGGGTGCCGCCATCCACTCGGTCCGAGCCGTGTCGCGATACGACCTCTCCGTGATCGCCGACAGCCTCCCACAGAACGTGCCGCTGCACGCCCACGTCTCCGAGCAGCCTGCGGAGAACCGGGCATGCCTCGAGGCGCACGGCCTGACGCCGGTCGGGCTGCTCGCGGATCACGGGCTGGTGTCGTCGCGTTTCTCCGCCGTTCACGCGACGCACCTGACCACCGGCGACATCGACCTGCTCGGAGACGCCGGCGCGACGATCGTGATGTGTCCCACGACCGAAGCCGATCTCGGCGACGGGATCGGCCCCGCCCCCGAGCTCCAGGGCGCGGGGGCACGCCTCGCCATCGGTTCGGACCAGCACGTGGTGATCGATCCGCTCGAGGAACTCAGCCGCTTGGAGCTCGACCAGCGCCTGCGGCTGCAACGGCGTGGGGTCTTCCCGCCGGACATGCTCTGGGCGGCGGGCACCGCCGGGGGGTACGGATCCCTCGGCCTGTCACGGAACCCTGGATCTCCCCCGGGACTGCGCGTGGGCGAGCACTGGGACGCGGTCGAGATCGACACGACGTCGGCGAGACTTCGAGGAGTCGACCCTTGGCAGATGCCACTCGCGGCACGTGCCTGCGATGTGCGGGCGACCATCGTCGCCGGTCGGCTGACACGTCCCGGTCGCTGA